The region CTTCGCGCTTTACCTCGTCAGTCACCGATCCCGATATTGATGCTAAGCAGGTCAAGGTATTGCAGCTGATCAATGCGTTCCGCTTCCGTGGACATCAGCAAGCTAACCTGGACCCGATCTTCCTGCGTCCTCAGGAACCCGTTGCAGAACTGGATCTGGATTACCATAACCTGACGCAGGATGATTTGCAGGAATCCTTCAACGTGGGTTCTTTTGCTATTGGCAAAGACACCATGAAGCTGGAAGATCTGTATGACGCGTTGAAACGCACTTATTGCGGTTCTATCGGCGCGGAATATATGCATATGACCAGCACGGAAGAGAAACGCTGGATACAGCAACGCATCGAATCGGTAATGGGGCAACCGTCATTTACGGTAGAAGAGAAACGCCGTTTCCTGAAAGAGTTAACCGCAGCGGAAGGACTGGAGCGTTACCTGGGGGCTAAATATCCCGGTGCCAAGCGTTTCTCGCTGGAGGGCGGTGATGCACTGGTTCCGATGCTGAAAGAGCTGATTCGCCATGCGGGTGCAAACGACACTCGCGAAGTGGTATTGGGGATGGCGCACCGTGGTCGTCTCAACGTCCTGATCAACGTGTTGGGCAAAAAATCTCAGGATCTGTTCGACGAGTTTGCCGGTAAGCATAAAGAACACTTGGGTACCGGTGACGTGAAATATCATCAGGGCTTCTCGTCTGAATTCGAGACTGCGGGTGGTCTGGTGCACTTGGCGTTGGCGTTCAACCCATCGCACCTGGAAATCGTCAGCCCGGTGGTGACAGGATCGGTTCGTGCGCGTCTTGACCGCCTTAACAGTCAGAGTGGTCCGCGTGTTCTGCCAATCACCATTCATGGCGATGCGGCAGTGAGTGGTCAGGGGGTGGTGCAGGAACTGTTGAATATGTCGACAGTGCGTGGATATGAAGTTGGCGGTACGCTACGTATTGTTATCAACAACCGTATCGGCTTCACGACCTCTAACCCGTTGGATATTCGTTCCACCGAATACTGTACCGATATCGGCAAGATGGTGCAGGCACCGATTTTCCACGTTAACGCAGACGACCCGGAAGCGGTGGCGTTTGTTACGCGTCTGGCGCTGGATTTCCGTAATGAGTTTAAGCGTGATGTGTTCATCGATCTGATTTGTTATCGCCGTCATGGTCATAACGAAGCTGACGAGCCAAGTGCAACGCAGCCGATGATGTACCAGAAGATCAAGAAACACCCGACGCCGCGTAAGGTATACGCCGATCGTCTGGAGCAGGAAAAATCCATTACGCTGGAAGATGCCACCGAAATGGTCAACCTGTACCGCGATGCGCTGGATGCCGGTGAATGTGTGGTGGAAGAATGGCGTCAGATGGATATGCAGTCCTTTACCTGGACGCCGTATCTGAACCATGAGTGGGATGAGCCTTATCCGCACGCAACAGAAATGAAACGTTTGCAGGAACTGGCGAAGCGTATCAGCGAAGTGCCGGAAGGGATTGACGTTCATCCTCGCGTTGCCAAAGTTTATGCTGACCGGGCTGAGATGGCCGCTGGCAACAAACCTTTTGACTGGGGTGGAGCAGAAACGCTGGCCTACGCTACCTTGGTTGATGAAGGGATTCCGATTCGTCTGTCTGGTGAGGATAGCGGTCGCGGTACGTTCTTCCATCGCCACGCTGTCGTGCATAACCAGAAGAATGGCTCCAGCTACACGCCATTGAACCACGTGCATAACGGACAGGGCGAGTTCAATGTTTGGGACTCCGTGCTATCCGAAGAAGCGATACTTGCGTTTGAATACGGCTATGCGACGGCAGAACCGCGCACCCTGACCATCTGGGAAGCGCAGTTTGGTGACTTCGCTAACGGTGCGCAGGTTGTTATCGATCAGTTCATCAGTTCCGGTGAGCAGAAGTGGGGTCGGATGTGTGGTCTGGTCATGCTGCTGCCGCACGGTTACGAAGGCCAAGGCCCTGAGCACTCGTCTGCTAGACTGGAGCGTTATCTGCAACTCTGCGCCGAGCAAAATATGCAGGTCTGTATTCCGTCAACACCTGCGCAGGTTTATCACATGCTTCGCCGTCAGGCGCTGCGCGGTATGCGCCGTCCTCTGGTGGTGATGTCGCCAAAATCTCTGTTGCGCCATCCGCTGGCGATCTCTTCACTGGATGAACTCGCAAAGGGTTCCTTCCAGCCAGCGATTGGTGAAGTTGAAGAATTAGATCCAGCAGCCGTGAAGCGTGTCGTGCTTTGTTCCGGTAAGGTCTACTATGATTTGGTGGAACAGCGCCGCAAGAACGAGCAAAAAGATGTCGCTATCGTTCGTATCGAACAGCTTTATCCGTTCCCGCATCAGGCCGTTCAAGCTGCGCTGGAATCGTTTGCCCATGTTCACGATTTCGTGTGGTGTCAGGAAGAGCCGCTGAATCAGGGAGCTTGGTATTGCAGTCAGCACCATTTCCGTGAAGTGATTCCGTTTGGGGCTTCTTTACGTTACGCAGGACGCCCGGCGTCTGCATCACCCGCCGTTGGCTATATGTCCGTACACCAGAAACAACAGCAAGATCTGGTCGATGACGCGCTGAACGTTGATTAAATAAAAGGATAGATAATGAGTAGCGTAGATATTCATGTACCCGACCTGCCTGAATCCGTCGCTGACGCCACGGTGGCTACCTGGCATAAAAAGCCAGGCGATGGCGTCCAGCGCGATGAAGTACTGGTTGAAATTGAAACTGACAAAGTTGTACTGGAAGTTCCTGCCTCTGAAGCCGGTATTCTGGATGCCGTGTTGGAAGAGGAAGGTGCAACAGTAACGTCTCGCCAACTGCTGGGCCGCATTCGTCGTGGCGACAGCTCTGGTAAAGAAACCAGCGAGAAATCACAAAGCAAAGAATCAACACCGGCACAGCGTCATACGGCTGGGCTGGAAGAAGAGAACAGCGACGCGCTCAGCCCGGCTATCCGCCGTCTGATTGCAGAGCACGATCTCGATGCTTCTGCTATCAAAGGCAGCGGTGTAGGCGGTCGAATTACCCGTGAAGACGTGGATAAACATTTGGCGGCCCAGAAGAAAGAGTCTGGTAAAGCGCCTAAGTCTGAAGCGCCTGCCGCTTCTCCGGCACCGGCTCTGGGCGCGCGCAGCGAAAAACGCGTGCCGATGACGCGTCTGCGTAAGCGTGTTGCTGAGCGTCTGCTGGAAGCGAAAAACAGCACGGCAATGTTGACGACGTTCAACGAAATCAATATGCAGCCAATCATGGATCTGCGCAAGCAGTACGGCGATGCATTTGAGAAGCGTCATGGTGTGCGTCTGGGCTTCATGTCCTTCTACATCAAAGCCGTGGTCGAAGCGCTGAAGCGTTATCCAGAAGTGAATGCGTCTATTGATGGCGAAGATGTGGTTTACCACAACTACTTCGATGTCAGCATTGCGGTTTCTACCCCGCGTGGCTTGGTTACGCCAGTGCTGCGTGATGTCGATGCGCTGGGCATGGCCGATATCGAGAAGCGAATCAAAGAGCTGGCCGTGAAAGGCCGTGACGGCAAACTGACGGTTGAAGAACTGCTGGGCGGTAATTTCACCATTACCAACGGTGGCGTCTTTGGCTCTCTGATGTCTACCCCAATCATCAACCCACCGCAGAGTGCGATTCTGGGTATGCACGCCATTAAAGATCGTCCGATGGCGGTTGATGGTCAGGTAGTTATTCTGCCGATGATGTATCTGGCGCTGTCTTACGATCACCGTTTGGTCGATGGCCGTGAGTCCGTTGGCTTCCTCGTGACGGTGAAAGAGATGCTGGAAGATCCAGCGCGTCTGCTGTTAGACGTTTAGTCCGACAGATAGGCTTTCGGGCGGGTAACCCTGACGGTTTCCGCCCGAAACGGTATACCCGTTATACTTCAAGCTGCATGTGCGTTGGCCTTCCTCGCTCACCCCAGTCACTTACTGGTGTAAGCTCCTGGGGATTCACTGTGTCGCCGCCTTCCTGCAACTCGAATTATTTAGGGTATAGACAAGATTATGTGCTATGCAGGCCGTTTTTTCTTAACGGCGTTATCCAAATATATCAGAGAGTTAATGGCGCTTTTCTCTACCGAAAGATTCGGTGATGAAAAACCGTCTGCCGACTTATCTCCAAACCTAAATGGATAGAACATCATGAATTTACACGAGTATCAGGCAAAACAACTCTTTGCTCGATATGGTTTACCGGCACCGACCGGCTATGCCTGCACCACTCCGCGTGAAGCGGAAGAAGCCGCGTCTAAAA is a window of Pectobacterium punjabense DNA encoding:
- the sucA gene encoding 2-oxoglutarate dehydrogenase E1 component, with product MQNGAMKAWLDSSYLAGANQSYIEQLYEDFLTDPDSIEHSWRSIFQQLPTSGVKPDQLHSKTREYFRRLAKDASRFTSSVTDPDIDAKQVKVLQLINAFRFRGHQQANLDPIFLRPQEPVAELDLDYHNLTQDDLQESFNVGSFAIGKDTMKLEDLYDALKRTYCGSIGAEYMHMTSTEEKRWIQQRIESVMGQPSFTVEEKRRFLKELTAAEGLERYLGAKYPGAKRFSLEGGDALVPMLKELIRHAGANDTREVVLGMAHRGRLNVLINVLGKKSQDLFDEFAGKHKEHLGTGDVKYHQGFSSEFETAGGLVHLALAFNPSHLEIVSPVVTGSVRARLDRLNSQSGPRVLPITIHGDAAVSGQGVVQELLNMSTVRGYEVGGTLRIVINNRIGFTTSNPLDIRSTEYCTDIGKMVQAPIFHVNADDPEAVAFVTRLALDFRNEFKRDVFIDLICYRRHGHNEADEPSATQPMMYQKIKKHPTPRKVYADRLEQEKSITLEDATEMVNLYRDALDAGECVVEEWRQMDMQSFTWTPYLNHEWDEPYPHATEMKRLQELAKRISEVPEGIDVHPRVAKVYADRAEMAAGNKPFDWGGAETLAYATLVDEGIPIRLSGEDSGRGTFFHRHAVVHNQKNGSSYTPLNHVHNGQGEFNVWDSVLSEEAILAFEYGYATAEPRTLTIWEAQFGDFANGAQVVIDQFISSGEQKWGRMCGLVMLLPHGYEGQGPEHSSARLERYLQLCAEQNMQVCIPSTPAQVYHMLRRQALRGMRRPLVVMSPKSLLRHPLAISSLDELAKGSFQPAIGEVEELDPAAVKRVVLCSGKVYYDLVEQRRKNEQKDVAIVRIEQLYPFPHQAVQAALESFAHVHDFVWCQEEPLNQGAWYCSQHHFREVIPFGASLRYAGRPASASPAVGYMSVHQKQQQDLVDDALNVD
- the odhB gene encoding 2-oxoglutarate dehydrogenase complex dihydrolipoyllysine-residue succinyltransferase — protein: MSSVDIHVPDLPESVADATVATWHKKPGDGVQRDEVLVEIETDKVVLEVPASEAGILDAVLEEEGATVTSRQLLGRIRRGDSSGKETSEKSQSKESTPAQRHTAGLEEENSDALSPAIRRLIAEHDLDASAIKGSGVGGRITREDVDKHLAAQKKESGKAPKSEAPAASPAPALGARSEKRVPMTRLRKRVAERLLEAKNSTAMLTTFNEINMQPIMDLRKQYGDAFEKRHGVRLGFMSFYIKAVVEALKRYPEVNASIDGEDVVYHNYFDVSIAVSTPRGLVTPVLRDVDALGMADIEKRIKELAVKGRDGKLTVEELLGGNFTITNGGVFGSLMSTPIINPPQSAILGMHAIKDRPMAVDGQVVILPMMYLALSYDHRLVDGRESVGFLVTVKEMLEDPARLLLDV